From Companilactobacillus heilongjiangensis, one genomic window encodes:
- a CDS encoding helix-turn-helix domain-containing protein, with amino-acid sequence MDINIFIERRKSLKMSQVKLCEGICTQSTLSKFENNGRVPSLNILNKLCERLGLSVDDLYKNSTDSTAHMRRVIEQIEKKFMMESYPEVAQGLSEIDVNTINNTTLKLQYYYQKGLFTTLTNGKPEEMFFYFSQILDDLDEKHQTIYSYIAYIGLGTFYSRINQIKEANFYFEKAWNFIKLHENETYPKNTVNDYLRLLTVIFFTASFYIKVEDYDKGTDLVNRGIKLCAEEHMTYYLPRLKLLAAKIAIGQSKSAEEVKGLLTEAAAFAKINRNEVVELRINALRKQYENEK; translated from the coding sequence ATGGATATTAATATTTTTATTGAACGGAGAAAGTCATTAAAAATGTCGCAGGTAAAGCTGTGCGAGGGTATTTGTACGCAATCGACCTTGAGCAAATTTGAGAATAACGGCCGTGTACCTTCATTGAATATCTTGAATAAACTTTGTGAGCGCTTGGGATTATCAGTGGATGATCTCTATAAAAATTCAACCGACTCCACAGCTCATATGCGTCGGGTGATAGAGCAGATTGAAAAGAAATTTATGATGGAAAGTTATCCTGAAGTAGCTCAAGGTTTGAGTGAAATCGATGTTAATACGATCAATAACACGACCTTAAAACTCCAGTATTACTACCAAAAAGGCTTATTTACGACGTTAACTAATGGCAAGCCGGAAGAGATGTTTTTCTACTTCTCACAGATTTTGGACGATTTAGACGAAAAACATCAGACAATTTATTCGTATATCGCTTATATTGGCTTGGGAACCTTCTATTCTCGAATCAATCAAATCAAAGAAGCTAATTTTTATTTTGAAAAAGCTTGGAATTTTATCAAGTTACATGAAAACGAAACTTACCCTAAGAATACAGTGAACGATTATCTGCGCTTATTGACAGTTATCTTTTTCACGGCTTCCTTCTATATTAAGGTGGAAGATTATGATAAGGGGACTGATTTAGTTAACCGTGGAATCAAGTTGTGTGCTGAGGAACATATGACATACTACTTGCCACGTTTGAAGTTGTTGGCGGCCAAGATTGCTATTGGTCAAAGTAAGTCTGCCGAAGAGGTTAAAGGCTTGTTGACGGAAGCTGCGGCTTTTGCCAAGATCAATCGGAATGAAGTAGTTGAATTGAGAATTAATGCATTACGTAAACAATATGAAAATGAAAAATAA